The Theropithecus gelada isolate Dixy chromosome 11, Tgel_1.0, whole genome shotgun sequence genome includes a region encoding these proteins:
- the MRPL42 gene encoding 39S ribosomal protein L42, mitochondrial isoform X3, with translation MGDVKENYLETFISNPNNVELALTSDGRTIVCYHPSVDIPYEHTKPIPRPDPVHNNEETHDQVLKTRLEEKVEHLEEGPMIEKLSKMFFTTKHRWYPHGQYHRRRMNLNPPKDR, from the exons ATGGGTGATGTCAAAGAGAACTATCTTGAAACATTTATTTCCAATCCAAA CAACGTAGAGCTTGCTCTGACTTCTGATGGCAGGACAATAGTATGCTACCACCCTTCTGTGGACATTCCATATGAACACACAAAA CCTATCCCTCGGCCAGATCCTGTGCATAACAATGAAGAAACACATGATCAAGTGCTGAAAACCAGATTGGAAGAAAAAGTTGAACACCTTGAGGAAGGACCTATGATAGAAAAACTTAGCAAAATGTTCTTTACTACTAAGCACCGTTGGTATCCTCATGGAca gtATCACAGACGTCGTATGAATCTGAATCCTCCAAAAGACAGATGA
- the MRPL42 gene encoding 39S ribosomal protein L42, mitochondrial isoform X2: MAVAAVKWVMSKRTILKHLFPIQNGALYCVCHKSTYSPLPDDYNCNVELALTSDGRTIVCYHPSVDIPYEHTKPIPRPDPVHNNEETHDQVLKTRLEEKVEHLEEGPMIEKLSKMFFTTKHRWYPHGQYHRRRMNLNPPKDR, from the exons ATGGCTGTAGCTGCAGTAAAATGGGTGATGTCAAAGAGAACTATCTTGAAACATTTATTTCCAATCCAAA ATGGAGCTTTATATTGTGTTTGTCATAAATCTACGTATTCTCCTCTACCAGATGACTATAATTG CAACGTAGAGCTTGCTCTGACTTCTGATGGCAGGACAATAGTATGCTACCACCCTTCTGTGGACATTCCATATGAACACACAAAA CCTATCCCTCGGCCAGATCCTGTGCATAACAATGAAGAAACACATGATCAAGTGCTGAAAACCAGATTGGAAGAAAAAGTTGAACACCTTGAGGAAGGACCTATGATAGAAAAACTTAGCAAAATGTTCTTTACTACTAAGCACCGTTGGTATCCTCATGGAca gtATCACAGACGTCGTATGAATCTGAATCCTCCAAAAGACAGATGA
- the MRPL42 gene encoding 39S ribosomal protein L42, mitochondrial isoform X1 has product MAVAAVKWVMSKRTILKHLFPIQNSGGTYADGALYCVCHKSTYSPLPDDYNCNVELALTSDGRTIVCYHPSVDIPYEHTKPIPRPDPVHNNEETHDQVLKTRLEEKVEHLEEGPMIEKLSKMFFTTKHRWYPHGQYHRRRMNLNPPKDR; this is encoded by the exons ATGGCTGTAGCTGCAGTAAAATGGGTGATGTCAAAGAGAACTATCTTGAAACATTTATTTCCAATCCAAA attcagggggtacatatgcag ATGGAGCTTTATATTGTGTTTGTCATAAATCTACGTATTCTCCTCTACCAGATGACTATAATTG CAACGTAGAGCTTGCTCTGACTTCTGATGGCAGGACAATAGTATGCTACCACCCTTCTGTGGACATTCCATATGAACACACAAAA CCTATCCCTCGGCCAGATCCTGTGCATAACAATGAAGAAACACATGATCAAGTGCTGAAAACCAGATTGGAAGAAAAAGTTGAACACCTTGAGGAAGGACCTATGATAGAAAAACTTAGCAAAATGTTCTTTACTACTAAGCACCGTTGGTATCCTCATGGAca gtATCACAGACGTCGTATGAATCTGAATCCTCCAAAAGACAGATGA